The Setaria viridis chromosome 2, Setaria_viridis_v4.0, whole genome shotgun sequence DNA window TATAcaattgttttgttttattgCCTCGCGATTCTCTCTGCACTTAGTATAGCAACGTGATTCTACCTCCTTTCGCTGCACGATTTCTCCTTTCTCTCCTCCCTGCCCATCCATCCTAGCATTGCCTTCCTCTCCTTGGAGCCAGCTAGCATCTTCTTGCCATTTCATCTCTACCCCATGTTGAAAGTGCATCTAAGCCTCTAAGTGGGTTTTGATGAATTAATGATAAAATAATTAAAGGACAATTGTTTGTTTAAGATTGTAAGAAGgattttattctcattttttatGTGATATTATCTCATAAGTTGAATGtgtattatatggctcacaatGAAGATAGCAAGCAAGTATATGATCCCGTGATGCAAACGtatgatcaatgacaagcaagAGTAAAGTGCAATTGAGGATATGTTATCATGATTGATCTATAAGCCTTCAAACCGTGTGATAGTTTGATTGATAAGTAAAAGGATCATTAACTAAAGAATATTGAGATTTACAAATGGACATTGCAAGACTTTGTGTACATGATATAGATAGAGACTTGTGCTTATGGGTTACATATCGGTCTCAATTATTGGAAGCTTGCAATTCATGGGACATTTTATTATCAATCAAGAATaagcatttgaagaggatttcaaatgagaattcattgttgatgtcaaaagcaaagctaaactcaaagtggcaataataggtgaagaaatcaagtgagatactagagcgagggactaagcaagctttggtTAAGCGACGGCTTGGACCATGtgcattttgctaaggtgaagtggctagtatccgGGGAGTTTCGAAGTATCATATCTAAGTcttaccgagggaagcaatgtaatgcatctaatctattatggttgataaaatggagtgacttaaggATTGGAGAATGTGACTTTGGTCATATACGATGGAAAATtttaagtcactagctcaaggatGGTGTGCTCAAGAGAAAGATAGGTTGCACCCTCATGAAGTGAGAATTGAAGAAAAGTGGCAAGACTCAATTTTCTCAAGTGGTTGAATTAGATTTTATCTTTAATCTTGAGTACAGATATGCCGCTCTATCAAGAGGGATATGACATTGAATGGTTTGACTAGTCTCAGGTGCTCAAACTAACAAAACCCAAGTGCTAACTTGAGAGAAACACTTAGCACAACACATACACTTGTCTATCTTGGTGCTTGTTCTTGCTTGGGTTGGATAGTTCTCTGAATAAGCTTTTCATAGAGTCCAAAATTACCTAAATtgggttccggaacgaaaagtTATGACCATTTTAAGTTGGCTCCATGCTGTCAAGTTGGGTGAGCCGAGATGACTCGGGTCAGACTTTGAGTTGCTGCACTAGGTTGTGCGCTGCTCTGGTCGTGCTGGTGTCCATTCAAAGCCGGGTCAGCCGACATTATCGGGTGAGCCGGTTTTGAATTAACTTTGACTAGTTCGTCTTTGAAGATATTTTTGAGGTTGGTGTTGACTTTGGTTGACCTTTGCAGGTCGGGTCAGCTGGGTTTGTAtaccaacggctagtttcgggGGCTGcaggtatttataccccctcaccccctccTTCTTTGGTAGCCACTCTAACACGAAGAACACACCTCTGGAGGCCATTAGAGCTCTCCCCACTCTCTCTTTGTGAGTTCCCTTGAGAAATCTTGCGAGTTGGGTTGAGAGAGTGAAAAATTGGGTGATTGAAAGTAAGAGTGAGCCATTCCCATCCTTGAGCACTTGTGGACTTCATCAAGAAATtcgtgaagcatttgttactttTGGAGGTGAagcctcctagacggctaggcatTGCTCATGAGCTCCCAAACTTTGTGGTGAGCTACGGGAAGTTTGTGAAGGCATCGATCTTGCCTTCCGCAAGGTAAAAGATCAAGATATTGAAGTGAAGAAAAGGGTTGAAAGAGACCCGGCTCAAAAGCTACTGAGCCCCTCAATTGAGAGTAGGTGCTTCCGTGGAAGTAGCCAAACTTTGGTAAACAAATCGACGTGTCTCCACTCTCAGTTTGGTTGTTCTGAATTCTTGTAGTTCATCTTATTCATATTCTTGCTCTAGTTGACTTTAGGACTCATAGCACGATCTCTTTATTGAGTGTGATTTAAGTATAAGTGTTCCACGGATCTATAAGTATACATCCTCATAAGGTCGTGGCAACTCGTAGATCTAAATTTTACTGGCTAAATCTTTGTGGTTTTTGAAATCATTTTCTCAGCTGCGCCAGTTCAAAGTTGGCTGAGCTAAGTTGAATCAAGTGAGCCGGTTTTGAACTAGTGCCCGCACGACAAAGTCAGCTCACCACCCGGCGCTCCAAGTCAAAGTCGGCTGAGCCGACTTGACCCGGCTGAGCCGGGTTTGTACTATCCGTTGTGTATTGTGTTTAATTTTTTAGAAACATCTATTCACCTCCCTCTAGGCGGCATCAAAGGACTTTTCACATGTTAACTAAGCAGATGATCTGAGCCAAAAATCCCAgctttcttttggttttggttcACATTGAGGATGCTTCGCCTTGGAAGGCACTACGGCCTAAATCGTGTGACTTATTCGTAGACTCTTTTTTTATCCGATGTCGTTTCTTTTCCTCTAAGATAGGTTGGATTGAATTCCTTTCTTGTCTTTTACCATCTTCGACTATGTGTCATTGTTGTCTGTTACTTCACTAAACTGCATCGCCATTGCTTCTCGTCCCAACTCAGTCCATCCAATAATCCTCTGTGACATGTGGCTAGCAATGTTCTGGCTGACTTACCTCCTCACCGTCAAACCAACTTATTGGCTGGTGATTTTTTCAAGCCTAGAAATAACAATAGCGCTAAAGAGGGAAAACGTGCGCATTCAATCACATcgattatatatatacatactatCCTGTAACAAGTCTAAAAAGAAAGCTCAATTAAAGTTTGATCGTATGAGAAGCATCTCATTTTCAGTCGCCTCGATTGCAGGAGGTGAGAAGAACAAAGCTCAAAGTTTGACGGCTGATGCGTGATGGAGTCCTACCCGTAACCATTGATTTAGATGTGGATGGCTTAGATTGGGGAGAACGCCACACGTTGCCATTGCCTTGCAACTGCAGAGGATTACTCGGCTTTTGTCCGCGTTCACCCctcctctccttttcctttctcccgTTCACTCTCACTCCTCTCTAGTGGGCTTCCtttcctggcggcggcggaccgggCGAGCGCGCCGCCCTTTCGCCCAGGTCTTCGTCAGgcccttcgccggcgacgagcgtcCACCAGGTACACGgtctccttcccttcccttcccttcccttccctctctgCGAAATCGAGCGCCTCAAACCTTAATGCGAGCTActtgtattcggatctgacccgATTGAGTAATACCTACTAGCTTCGAGTTTTTCAGAAATTACCCTTGTTCTTGTCTTAGTTTTAGCTTGTCTTGTTTTCCGTCCATTGGTGAAGAGCTTGTCTTCGTTTCCGTCTTTTGGTGAAGTGCTAAATTAACACTACGTTACTGCTGCTAGTGCGTAGGTTGCTGAGGAATAAAGATGTCCGCTGCGGAAATCTTGAGGGCAGAGCTATCTTCCAGGACGCCGCCTTTCGGCCTGAGGCTATGGATTGTGATTGGCATCTGTATCTGGGTTGTAATCTTGTTTATCCTAGGCTTCCTGTGCTTCTGGTCTGTGCACCGGAGGAAGCCGAGCAAGTCATTCGACAAGATTCCGGTGTCTCAGATTCCGGATGTCTCCAAGGAGATTGCGGTCGACGAAGTGCGTGAGCATGCTGTGGTTCAAAGCTTCCAAGTGCAAGAAAGCCATGCGCTGGCAGTGGCAGTGCAGGAGAAGCACTACGAAAAGGATTCGGGGAAAATGTTGGCGCACTTGGTCAGGAGCAAGTCGAGTGATGCTGATAATATGAGCCAATGCAGCTCCGCGTACCACTGTGAAAGGGCTGGGAGTTCGTATTCTGGCGATGAGGGCAGCTCGGGCAATGCTAGGAGGCAGTATCCTCAGTATGCAACTGTCTCTGCATCTCCGTTAGTTGGTCTCCCGGAGTTTTCGCATCTGGGTTGGGGCCATTGGTTTACTTTGAGGGATTTGGAGCATGCAACGAATCGGTTCTCTAAGGAGAATGTCATTGGAGAAGGTGGATATGGAGTAGTTTACCGTGGCCGGCTCATAAATGGGACTGATGTTGCAATAAAAAAGCTTCTTAATAACATGTATGGACCTCTGAAATTTATTTTTACCTAAAGGACACCTTCCATATAGAACTCGAATACTGTTCTGCCCTCTTTCATTGTCTCAGCCTATTCATTGTGTTTGATTTGTCACTGTAGGGGTCAAGCAGAAAAGGAGTTCAGGGTTGAAGTTGAGGCAATTGGACATGTCAGGCATAAGAATCTTGTGCGCCTTCTAGGATATTGCGTTGAGGGAATCCACAGGTGAAGCTAATTTCTGATTCATCACACTGACTTTGTGGCTAAGCTTTTGTCTCAACTATGATATATATGTACTTGCATAGGATGACTACTGGTACATATATAATTTCACTCTAGGTTCATGATAAAATCTTGAACTTTAAAGTTTAAACCCTCACAAAATCTAACACTTCATCACTTTGGGTGCACGTGCTCTAATAGGATGATTTTTATCCATCagatcacaaattcacaatcaTTAGGGAATATTGCCTCTATAGTACTATTGACAAACTGGTTTGCAAACATATGACAATGCTGGCCCATATTACTAGTTTAGCATTGCCTAGTTTCCCAATTTTGCTCTGTACCTCCCACTCAGTACCTATCATACAGGTGTTTTATGTGCCTTCTTCCTACACTCTGTCCGTGTCTCGTGTTAATCCTACCACTGGGCCCTAAGTATGACAGGGCTTTGCTCAGAGGATTAGCTCTAATACACCATAGAAATAGCAATCAGCCAAGCAAATTGCGCAGATATACAAAGCACTGACAGCTGTATTATTCATTGGATTTGTTTGTGCCTGCTGATGCTTTTGTGGTATCTAAATATTTTAAATGGAATCATGGAATTTTATGTTAAACCATGTATGCTTTTATACTACTGCACCCTGTGGGCACAACAAAAATCAATGAATCTCAGAGCAAATCCATGAGAACATGCTCCAAGGAAACTAATTTGGTAGATAAGCAAAATTGATAATTTAAAGGAGAGGTGCATCGATGCCATATATAACTTCTTGTCTGGCATTTGAGATGTATGAAGGTTGGCCACAGCATCTTGTCTCTATTGCTGCTCTTGGCACTATCTACACAAGCCAGCCAATTAATAGGACATGGATCATCTCCTTCATCCATGTGTCCCAAACTGACAATGTTGCATTGCCAGCCAATGTTGGTGTAGGTTTTATGCAATTGAAAGGCTTCTAGTGACTACTGAGGCCACGCCGGCCATCGGTGCCAGCCTTAGGCATGGAATCGATGAACTAAACTCCATGTTGTGTGGATGATAGGAGTCACGCGTCTTGGCAGCGTCATATCTACACAACCCAGGCAGCCCAGTTAGTCACACATATTGCTGCACTTTACTACTTGCTACCACATGTTACATGGCTTTTTACAACTAAAGTTGTGATATCCTGATTTCtaatttttgaaagaaaattcTCATTTggcaccatttttatttttaaagaaaaattctCATTTggcaccatttttatttttaaagaaaaattctCATTTGGCAACATTTTTACTCTCTAATTTTAGCTTCACATCTGATTAAATAAATGAATCAAGTTGCTGTGCCTTCTAATGATATATGCTTTTCCacctctcaaaaaacaaaagaaaatgtaTATTCATGGCAATGAGCTGAGAACTGTTGTAAACAACAGTGTTAGTTATTCAGTTTATGTGAATTGAAGGCAGAAGAATCATACTCCTGTCCTTGGTTTCAGCTTTTAACAGTGGCCTTTGATTCTTGGTAGTGTTAGACATTTTTCTACGAGAACACTTGATTTTAGTTTGGGTATTGAAAAAAAACCTTGATGCTGTTAACGTTTATTTTGCATTATCGATCGAGATTCAGTTCCGTTGAACACTTGAAGTGGTTAATGTAAACTATGAAAATCTATCTGTTTCATATGTCACATCATATGTAGCTTTTTCATCTATTTGAGTGTTCTCCTCATCATATCCTCTTACTCCAGGATGCTTGTGTATGAGTACGTGAATAATGGGAATTTAGAACAGTGGCTTCATGGTGCCATGCGTCAACACGGTGTTCTTACTTGGGAAGCCCGGATGAAAATCATTCTTGGAATTGCTAAGGCGTAAGAAATGAACCACTCATCACTTTGCCTCTTCTATTATGCATATGCTTAGTTATTTAAGGCATTTTTTATAATTGATGATATACAGGCTTGCTTATTTACATGAAGCCATAGAACCAAAAGTTGTGCACCGTGATATCAAATCAAGTAATATCCTAATTGATGAAGAATTCAATGGCAAACTTTCTGATTTTGGATTGGCCAAGCTCCTGGGTGCAGGGAAGAGCCATATCACAACTCGAGTTATGGGAACTTTCGggtatgttgtttgcttgttATTCTTTCATTTTTGTAGTATCGCACTAATTGGAACATGCCATATTCACTAACAGTAGGAAAATTTACAAGTTGAGAGCTTCGTTTTTAATGTTTTAGGAGCGATTAGGTTTATGGAGCTTCACATGGAACAACtatccatcttttattttgttaCTGTTTCAGGTATGTGGCCCCTGAATATGCCAACACAGGTCTGTTAAATGAAAGAAGCGATGTCTACAGTTTCGGGGTGCTACTACTGGAAGCAGTGACTGGGAGGGATCCAGTTGACTATGCTCGACCTGCTAATGAGGTGAGCATCTGCTATCATGTCATGCATGGTAAAGCAGCCCATACTGTGACCTTTTGTTTCACAGCAAAATAGCATCTATCGACTGGGGAGAGGGAGTGGGAGACACTATATTACAGCTGTACAGATAATCTTGCATATATGcctgagaaaattccttatttgccatCTATTCAAAATTGCATTCCCTATATGCCATCAACAGTGTTAAGTTGGACATGAAAAGATGGTTTTACCCAACATTGGGACACATCATTGTAAAATTTGCATTGCAACTGGTTTTGCTTTCTTTGTATCAGCCCAATGTTTCTTAAAGATGTTGATTCCATGCATATGCAGCCGGTCAAATTTTACAACAATATGTCCCTATATCATAAGGGTAAAACTGTCTTTTTGTGTCAACTTAACTCTGTTGATGGCAAATAGGGAATGCATTTTTGAGCCGATGGCAAATAAGGAAGCCAAACTTTTTCAGTGGCAAATAAGGAAGCGATGTAAATTTCGatggcaaataaggaattttctctttATGCCTAGTAGCCATTTTatagcaagttttttttttttgggtaagCAACAATGCCTTGTCAGCTCTGAATGTTAATCAGCTATAACATGGATGGCAGGTGCATCTGGTGGAGTGGCTCAAAATGATGGTTGGCACGAGGAGAGCTGAGGAAGCAGTGGATCCGGACATGGAGTTGAAACCAGCCACTCGGGCTCTGAAGCGTGCTCTTCTGGTGGCATTGCGGTGTGTCGACCCAGATGCTGAGAAAAGACCCACTATGGGTCAGGTTGTACGGATGCTCGAGGCAGAAGATGTCCCGTCGCGAGAGGTTTCACTTCTCCTCTGATGACCACCCCCCCtgatacaaccattcttgtgcattaagTCTGAACCTTGTCTTTTAATCCTGCAAAGGACCGTCGGAGCCGGAGGGGCCACAGCAGCAATGCGGACAGCGAGTCTAAGGCAAGCTCAAGCGAGTTCGAGATAAGCAGTGATCGAAGAGAGTCAGGACTGTCCGCGAGGTCGCAGTCCTAACTCCTGATGAGAGCACAGCGAATTGAGCACGGGGTGGATGGATCGTGGATAACTCGAAGGTGGTCGATGCAATAGAGCAGGCCTGAGGCCACAGGATGGTTGGTACTTGGTAGAGTTAGGAAGGGCAATTGCATTTCCAGAGGACATTGCATTTTGTACTGTAGGTATTCCTTGGTGGTAGCCAGTTTAGAGTGCAGAGCCAGATCGATCCCCTGAGAGATTTAGACTTGCTGCGAATCCTATTCGTTATTCTCTTGGTCCAGCAGCAGCATGTAcagaatttttctttcttttctttttgttattaGGACTTGCCTCGGCTGGTAGAAAAAAATGGTCTCTTTCCTAATGTGATGAGTGACTTGAACCATCTACCATGAAGTATTCGTTATTTAGTCCATTGATCAAGCTAAATAATTCTGTGGAACCCTGCTATACATCCAACTAGACTGTACTTGTATAAATTGGTTGTACTATCCGTCTGTCCTGTTATATATACACTAATTGATCCCTGCAATACTTGTTTATAGGAATATTGTGATTCTTTAGGAAACCATGTGCTGGATTAGGATAAGATTATATATGGTTGTAACAAGAGATTCAATTCTGTCTTTGGTTTATAATGAACTAAAATGAGTGCACTACTTTTTGTTTGACTGTATGTAGTCTATCTTGGATCAGCATATGTGCATATGCTATATTGGTCCATTTCAGAGTGCTCATTATTGAGTC harbors:
- the LOC117845710 gene encoding probable receptor-like protein kinase At2g42960; its protein translation is MSAAEILRAELSSRTPPFGLRLWIVIGICIWVVILFILGFLCFWSVHRRKPSKSFDKIPVSQIPDVSKEIAVDEVREHAVVQSFQVQESHALAVAVQEKHYEKDSGKMLAHLVRSKSSDADNMSQCSSAYHCERAGSSYSGDEGSSGNARRQYPQYATVSASPLVGLPEFSHLGWGHWFTLRDLEHATNRFSKENVIGEGGYGVVYRGRLINGTDVAIKKLLNNMGQAEKEFRVEVEAIGHVRHKNLVRLLGYCVEGIHRMLVYEYVNNGNLEQWLHGAMRQHGVLTWEARMKIILGIAKALAYLHEAIEPKVVHRDIKSSNILIDEEFNGKLSDFGLAKLLGAGKSHITTRVMGTFGYVAPEYANTGLLNERSDVYSFGVLLLEAVTGRDPVDYARPANEVHLVEWLKMMVGTRRAEEAVDPDMELKPATRALKRALLVALRCVDPDAEKRPTMGQVVRMLEAEDVPSREDRRSRRGHSSNADSESKASSSEFEISSDRRESGLSARSQS